The following coding sequences are from one Pseudonocardia sp. HH130630-07 window:
- a CDS encoding dicarboxylate/amino acid:cation symporter: MSLVVRAARAWRTPRVFAVLTLAGLVLGALLGLLARIGGVDWLATTLDTIGGLFTGLLQFTVAPLVFLAIVVGIVSLRDLGGGRAAARLGGRTVAWFAGTSLIAVLIGIAIGLIGRPGQGISLAADPAAVEEVGQRTVGSWQALLSDALPANPLAAFAEDNVLQVVVAALLVGAAAYALGEKADPFVAFSRSAFEIVLTIIRWIIVLAPIGVLGLIGNAFATYGSDFVGSLLGLIVTVYLGCAIVLFGVYPLLLKFVAGIGPRRFFSVTWPVLQFAFVSRSSGASLPLSRQAAIDLGVDRNYAGFAVPLATTTKMDGCAAVYPALATIFIANISGVGLSVWQYVAIIAVAVFGALATAGTTGWFTMLTLTLAAVGLPPEVIAAGIAVVIGIDPILDMMRTATNVAGQITVPTLVAGQEGILGRGDDGAGDTGPRQDAAEPEVRADAGPARPEGAASTSS; this comes from the coding sequence GTGTCACTCGTCGTCCGCGCGGCCCGCGCCTGGCGCACGCCGCGCGTGTTCGCCGTCCTCACCCTCGCCGGGCTCGTCCTCGGTGCGCTGCTCGGGCTGCTCGCCCGGATCGGCGGCGTCGACTGGCTCGCGACCACGCTCGACACCATCGGCGGCCTGTTCACCGGGCTGCTGCAGTTCACCGTCGCCCCGCTGGTCTTCCTGGCGATCGTCGTCGGCATCGTCAGCCTGCGCGACCTCGGCGGCGGCCGGGCCGCGGCCCGGCTCGGCGGCCGCACCGTCGCGTGGTTCGCCGGGACGTCGCTGATCGCCGTCCTCATCGGGATCGCGATCGGGCTGATCGGCCGTCCGGGGCAGGGCATCTCGCTCGCCGCCGATCCGGCCGCCGTCGAGGAGGTCGGGCAGCGGACCGTCGGCTCCTGGCAGGCGCTGCTCTCCGACGCGCTCCCGGCGAACCCGCTCGCCGCGTTCGCCGAGGACAACGTGCTGCAGGTCGTGGTCGCCGCGCTGCTCGTCGGAGCCGCGGCCTACGCGCTGGGGGAGAAGGCCGATCCCTTCGTCGCGTTCTCCCGGTCCGCGTTCGAGATCGTGCTCACCATCATCCGGTGGATCATCGTGCTCGCCCCGATCGGTGTGCTCGGCCTGATCGGCAACGCCTTCGCCACCTACGGCAGCGACTTCGTCGGCTCGCTGCTCGGCCTGATCGTCACCGTCTACCTGGGCTGCGCGATCGTGCTGTTCGGGGTCTACCCGCTGCTGCTGAAGTTCGTGGCCGGGATCGGCCCGCGCCGGTTCTTCTCGGTGACCTGGCCGGTGCTGCAGTTCGCGTTCGTCTCCCGGTCCTCCGGCGCGTCGCTGCCGCTGTCCCGGCAGGCCGCGATCGACCTGGGCGTCGACCGCAACTACGCCGGGTTCGCCGTCCCGCTGGCCACGACGACGAAGATGGACGGCTGCGCCGCGGTCTACCCGGCGCTGGCGACGATCTTCATCGCGAACATCTCCGGCGTCGGCCTGTCGGTGTGGCAGTACGTCGCGATCATCGCCGTGGCGGTGTTCGGTGCGCTGGCCACCGCCGGGACCACCGGCTGGTTCACCATGCTGACGCTGACCCTCGCCGCCGTCGGACTGCCCCCGGAGGTCATCGCCGCCGGGATCGCGGTGGTCATCGGTATCGACCCGATCCTCGACATGATGCGCACCGCCACCAACGTGGCGGGGCAGATCACGGTCCCGACCCTGGTCGCGGGCCAAGAGGGGATCCTGGGCCGCGGCGACGACGGTGCCGGCGACACCGGCCCCCGGCAGGACGCCGCGGAGCCCGAGGTCCGCGCCGACGCCGGTCCGGCCCGCCCGGAGGGTGCGGCCAGCACGTCGTCCTGA